From the genome of Neodiprion pinetum isolate iyNeoPine1 chromosome 3, iyNeoPine1.2, whole genome shotgun sequence, one region includes:
- the LOC124213846 gene encoding uncharacterized protein, whose product MKLEFQDKSSVVSALRVSYLVKLDFQDKRSVVSTIQVHFLVQLEFQDKRSVVPALQVCDLVKLGFRDKRSVVSTLQVRYLVKLEIQDKRYVVSALQVGYLVRLDFREKRRVVFPGQVHYLVEFDFQDKRSVVSALEVSYLMKLDFRD is encoded by the coding sequence ATgaaactcgagttccaggacaagaGTTCCGTAGTTTCTGCACTCCGGGTGTCCTACCtcgtgaaactcgacttccaagACAAGCGATCCGTAGTTTCTACTATCCAGGTTCATTTCCTGGTGCAACTtgagttccaggacaagcgctccgtggttcctgcgctccaggtctgtgacctggtgaaactcggcTTCAGGGATAaacgctccgtagtttctacgctccaggtacgctacctggtgaagCTCGAGATCCAGGACAAGCGATACgtggtttctgcgctccaggtcggCTATCTGGTAAGACTCGACTTCAGGGAAAAGCGCCGTGTAGTTTTTCCGGgccaggtccactacctggtagaatttgacttccaggacaagcgctccgtcgTTTCTGCGCTCGAGGTCAGTTACCtgatgaaactcgacttcagggactAG